Part of the Kordiimonas pumila genome is shown below.
GGTCGCGGTTGCCTCAATCCTTCTAGGAGCTACTGCTGCAAATGCACAGGATGCTCGTCTGAAGTCGATTGTAGACGAGGTGAACCAAGCCAACAAAATCGCACAAGCATCACAGCAACAAATTGACAAAACTGTCGATGCTACAAGCAAATTGTTTACACAATACAAAAGCACGCTGAAGACCATCGCTGGTCTTGAGGCATACAATGCACAGCAGAACCGCGTGATTGTGAAGCAAAAACAAGAAATCGAGAAAATCAAAAATTCTATTGGCCAAATTGACGAAATCAAACGTCAGGTTGTTCCATTGATGCAAGAGATGATCGAAAATCTGGATGAGTTCGTTAAACTTGACGTACCGTTCCAGTCAGAAGAACGCGCAGCCCGCATTGAAAACCTGCGCGATGCGATGGATAACCCGAACGTTAGCGATCCAGAGCGTTTCCGTGTTATACTTGAAGCTTACAAAGCTGAAGTTCAGTATGGTCGCACTATCAATGCTTACGAAGACCAACTGCCAGATGGCCGTGTTGTTAACTTCGTACGTATTGGCCGTGTTGGCTTCTACTACCAGAAAAAAGATGGTTCAGAAACAGCCGCTTGGAACCCTGAAAAAGGGTCTTGGGAAGTTCTTGACGGTGAATTCACCGCACCTATCAAGCAGTTGATCAAAATCGCCCAGCGCCGTACACAGCAGGATATTGTTGTACTGCCGATAGAAGCGCCAGAGGGGAAATAGAACCATGAAAAAGATTTTAACCTCAGTAGCTATTATTGCTCTTGGCCTGACCGGTTCAGCTCAAGCACAAGATGCTGATATGCAAAGCCTTCTGAACAAAGTACGTAATGGTACGGTTTCAGAATCAGCTGCGCACAAACAACGCGAACAGGAATTCCTGAAAGCAAAACAAGATCAGCAGTCACTGCTCACTAAAGCTGAAGCCAAACAGGCTGAGCTCGAGCGTGAAAGTGCGCGTCTTGAAGAAGCACGCCGTCAAAACGAAGCTGAAATTACTCGCCAGCTTGAAGTACAGCGTGAACGTCTTGGCCAGCTCAGCGAGCTGTTCGGTGTTCTCCAGCAAGCTGCCGGTGATGCACGGTCTACAATTTCAACATCGCACATCACACTCGACAATCCTGGCCGTATGGCTGAGATTGATACGCTTGTTGAAAAAGCCTCAGAATCATCTGATCTGCCAACGCTGAATGAAATTCGTGCATGGCCAGCACAGATGATGCTTGAAATGGTTGGTTCCGGCCAAGTTAAGACTTTCTCTGCGGATGTTCGCCTGAATGACGGCAACACCCAAACAATGGATGTTACCCGTGTTGGTGACTTTGTTATTGTTGGTGACGGCAAATACCTTCAGATGAACTCTAAAGGCGAAATCTCTGAGCTTCAGCGTCAGCCTTCTTCACGCTTTACAAGCACTGTTTCAGCGTTTGAAAATGCGACAACTGGTCTTCATGCCCTTGGTATTGACCCAACACGTGGTCAGCTTCTGAACCTCGAAGTTGAAAAACCAACTATTATGGAACGCCTTGATCAAGGTGGCCTGATTGGTTACCTGACACTGGCACTTGGTGCAATCGGTGTTGTTCTTGCTGTATTCCAGTGGTTCTATCTGGCACTTGTTACCGGCAAAGTGAAAAAGCAGATTCGTTCTGATGTTGCAAACACCAACAACCCACTTGGTCGTGTTCTTGCTGTTTATGAAAACAACAAGTCTGTTGATGTTGAAACACTTGAACTGAAACTTGATGAAGCGATTCTTAAGGAAACTCCTGCTCTTGAGCGGTTCCTGACGCTGATCAAGTTGATTTCTGCTGTTGCGCCACTGTTTGGTCTCCTTGGTACTGTTACAGGTATGATCGAAACCTTCCAAGCCATTACACTGTTCGGTACCGGTGACCCAAGCCAGATGGCTGGTGGTATTTCTGCTGCCTTGATGACAACAGTGGAAGGTCTTGTTGTGGCTATTCCTACGCTCTTGCTACACAGCTTTGTGTCAGGTTCTTCAAAGGGCGTTATCCACGTTCTCGAAGAACAATCTGCTGGCATCGTTGCAGTGCATGCAGAGAAAGAGCACGCGAATGCTAGCGCTTAATGAAGCATTTGACGCGATCCGGGCATTTATGGAGCGGGGCGGCGACGTCCTGTTCCTGATCCTCGCGGTCACGTTCATTATGTGGGTACTCATTGTTGAACGCCTGTGGTTTTTGTCGCTTGAATATAAAAAGCAAAAAAACCGGGTAATCGATGCTTGGGAAGCTCGCAGCGAGCGGAGATCATGGTATGCACACAAAATTCGTGCTGCGATGGTTTCAGAGGCTAACCACAACCTGTTTCAGGGTGTGAACCTCATCAAGACGCTTGTTGCGCTTTGTCCACTTGTGGGCCTTCTCGGTACTGTTACAGGTATGATCGAAGTGTTTGACGTAATGGGATCACAAGGCAGTTCAAACGCACGTGCCATGGCGGCAGGTGTGTCAAAAGCAACAATCCCGACAATGGCGGGTATGGTTGCTGCACTGTCAGGCGTATTCCTGTCTACCTACATTGAACGTCGTGCAAAAACGGAATCGGAACGGCTTGAAGACAGCCTGACCATGGACCACTAGACCAATTGGAGCATAACTAATGCGTAAGTTCTCAAAGGGAGAGGAAGAAGCAGAAGTTAACATGACCCCGATGCTTGACATCGTGTTTATCATGTTGATCTTCTTCATCGTGACTGCCTCTTTCGTGAAAGAATCTGGTCTGGAGATCAATAAGCCGGAAGATCAGAATACACAAAATGATCCTCCGCCACCGGATGATGAAAAGCGCGCAATAGCTTTCATTATTGATGATGCAAATCGAATCACACACGACTTTGTTCGTGTAGATGTTTCTTCGATTTCTTCCATCATCAAAAAAGAAAGCGTTGAGCGCCCAAAAGCACCGGTCGTGATTCAGGCCTCTGAGGGCTCACACCTTGGTCTTGCAATACGTATCTATGATGCAGCAAAGGCCACCGGCGTGAGTGATGACCAGATCATCATGACCCCGAAGAAATAAACATCGCTGGCGGGGGTATCCCCCGCCTTTCAGGGCGAAGCACCTAATTATAGGGGCGAATTGGAGAAAACAATGCGTAACCACGCTCAACAAGAAGAAGATACCGAAATCAACATGACCCCGATGCTCGACATCGTGTTCATTATGTTGATCTTCTTCATTGTTACCGCGGTCTTCGTAAAAGAGGCTGGGGTTACTGTTATCAAGCCAGAAGCCGAAACTGCTTTACAGCAAAGTCAGGTTAGTATTCTGGTTGCCGTCACGTCTGAAGATAAAATTCATATCAACCAGCAAGAAGTCAAACTTGATGCACTGCGTGCAAATGTTGAAAAACTACACGCAGAAAACCCGAAAGGGACTGTTGCAATTCAAGCTGATGAAGAATCAAAATCTGGTCTGGTCATGAAAGTATATGACGCCATTCGTGACGCTGGTGTTGAAACAATTGCTATAGCTACGGAGAGAAAGTAATGATTGCTCGAGTAGCCACCTCACTTGTTGCAGCGACAGGCATTACCTTTGGCCTGTTTTTCGTAATGAATTTACTTGTTGCGGGTGACGGTGAAGTTAACATCGATGAAGATAAAAAGTTCAGAATGATTGATGTCGTTCAGGACATTGAAGACCAGCCGCCTCAGCGCATGGAGCGGCAAGTAGAAAAACCGCCAGAGGTAGAAGCGCCTCCGCCGGAAATTGATACCCCGCAAGTGGACTTGCAAGGCCCTGACAAACTGAACCTTTCCATTGGCCGCGCCAATGCTGGTTCTGGTGTTGAACTGGGTTCTATTGACCTTGGTCCAAGTTCAGACGGTGACTATTTGCCGCTTGTACGGGTTCAACCACAGTATCCACGTCGTGCAAACGAGCGCGGTATTGAAGGATATGTTATTGTGGAATTAACAGTGGCTGAAGATGGCTCTGTTCCACCTGATAGCATTCTAATTATCGAGGCTGACCCAAAAGGCTATTTTGAGCGCGAGTCTATCAAGGCTGCTCAAAAGTTTAAATACAAGCCTAAGGTCGTCAATGGAAAAGGCCAGAAAGTGACCGGCGTGCGCTATAAATTCACGTTCGATCTGGCTGAATAACTAGGGGCAGGAGAAAGTCATGAACTTTATCAAGACCATAAAATCCTTGCCAATGGCATTGGCCGCAGTAGCAATAGTTACTGCGACTTCTCTAACGGTATCTGGCGGTTCTGCTGTTTATGCTCAGGAAGAGCAAGCGTCACAGCAAGAAACCCGCAAAGTACCGGCCATGAGCCTGGATATTCATAAAAAGGTACAAAAGGCCCAGGAAGCACTGGACCTTGATGATGTTGTAACTGCTGAAGCCCTTCTTCAGGAAGCTTTGGAAAAACGCAATATCAATGATTACGAACGTGCTGTTGTATGGCAAATAAAAGCCATGATCTCATACGGCAAGGAAGACACTCAGGGCACTATTCATGCCTATGAGCAAATCCTAAAATACAAAGACAGTATTCCTGTTGCGCTTGAACTGAACATTATTTACGGGCTGGCCCAGCTGTACTTCACTGAAGAACAGTATGACAAAGCCCTTAAATATGTTGGTATCTGGGAAAAACAGGTTGATCCTTCTATCATTAGCGTTAGCAATCAGGTGTTCATTGCACAGCTGCATTACACACTCGGCGACTATAAAAAGTCGCTGGACTATCTTTATGCTGCTATCAATACAGCAAAATCACTTGATACTGTTGAAGTGAAGGAAAACTGGTATCAGCTCGCACTTTCAGCACACTGGGAACTTAACCAGTATGATAAAGTGCGTGATGTACTTGAGACACTGCTTATTAACTGGCCAAAACCACTATACTGGATTCAGCTGGCAGGTGTTTATCAGGAACTTGGGGAAGACAAAACCTCTTACTCAATAACTGAAGCTGCCTATAAGCAAGGTTTCCTTGATGATAAGGAAATACAACTTCTCCAGATGGCTCAGATTCAGATGGCCCGTGAAGCACCTATTAAATGCGCTTGGGTTCTGGAAAAAGCCTTCAAGGAAAAGCGTGTTGAACAGAATGCCAAAAACCTTCGTACCCTTGGTCAGTGTTATATGCAGGCCAATGACTACAAAAAGGCGATTGCACCTCTGACCAAATCTGCATCTCTTGATGCGGATGCAGCCCTGTGGCTTCAAATTGGTCAGGTTCAAATGCAGCTTGATAATATGAAAGGGGCGGTTGACGCTTTTGACAGTGCTATTGAAGGCTTTAAAAAAGACAAAGCCAAAGAAGCAAAAGAAAAGCTCTTTACCACCACTATGATGCGCGGTCAGGCTCTTACCGAACTAAAGCGGTATGATGATGCCCGTGACGCTTTTGCCGATGCTTCTAAGTTAGCCGATGACCGCCGTGACAAGAAAACAATCACGCAGTGGAAATCTTATCTTAAAGCCGAAGAAGAGCGCGAAAAAATGCTAACGGGTAGATAAAACCTGTTGCCTTATCAAAACAGAAAACGGCGCCAACCACGGCGCCGTTTTTTTATGGCTACAGAGCATAATCGCTAAAACATATAAACACGCCCCAAGGTTTGCTACTTTTTCCTTCAGTGCGCCATAGGCCTCCTTATAAGAGCTTTCCGTTATGTTACATTATAACTTTATTAATCTTTAGTAATGTAATATTGTTATGTTATCACATTAATGGAGGGGAACCATGACATTTACACGCTATATGCCTATAACCGGTATTGCCGCAGGCACCACATTCGCCCTGTTTGGCCTGATGCAAATGCTGGCAGCAAATGATGATGGTTTTATGGATACACCCGTAAAACCGTTTGTATTTATAGACTTTATAATTGATCAGGAGCCACCTATAGACCCAAACGTAATAGACCGTATCGTTGAACCGCCTGTGATCGCGGACCCGCCTAAAGGGGAACCGCTACCAAAGGGAACAGATAACAAGGTTACGCCACTACCCCCACTTACTCTGCCCGAACCACCTGTCATCAAAGAATCTTTCGACCCCGGTTTGGCAGACGGCGCAAAAATTCCGATAGTCAGAGTTAATCCCGCATATCCGCCGCGCGCAGCAAAACAAGGCATTAGTGGATGGGTCGTGCTTGAATTTGATGTTGACCCTATGGGCATGGTTCAAAATACCACAGTGATCGATGCTGAGCCTAAAACCATGTTCAACAACTCTGCCCTAAAGGCTATAGCCAAATTTCGCTATAAACCCACAGTAGTCAACGGTGTGCCGGTTTGGTCACACGGTAACCGCTACCGCATGGTTTATACTATGGCCGGTGAATAGGAGGGGCAGATGAGATACAGAACCACAACAGTCGGCGAGGCAAAACCCGACATGACCCCTATGCTGGATATTGTGTTTATTATGCTGATCTTTTTTATTGTCACAGCACAATATGTGTCAGAGCATGGGCTTCATATCAACCACCCTGAACCCATGATCTCTGAACCTTCCAACAGCCCAAACCAGCCTCTTATATTTCAAGTATCAGATAGCAATAGCTTCATACACCAAACGCGCCCTATTGATATTTGGTCAGTTGAGGCCCTCATGAAGCAGAAACATACAGAAAAACCAGACCTGCCAGTAGTACTACTGCCCAGTGAAAACAGCCATATAGGCATGCTGATACGCCTTGTAGATGGCGCTAAAAAAGCAGGCTACACAACAGAGCGGATTGTTGTGAAATAGACTTTAGGCTTGCCCCCTAATCACAGGCTTGTATTCTGCTAGCAAATAATTAGGGGGTACAGTTAATGGCACTAAAAAACATCCGGGCAGTGGTCAACAAAGCCGCCTTTGCTGTAATGGTGGTTTTAGGAACGGCAATAGCGAGCACAACACCAGCTTTTGCCCAAGCACAAGAGGCTCGCAGAGTTCCTGCAATGAGCCTTGAAGTGCATAAAAAAACGCAGGAAGTGCAAGAGCTTGTTGATATCAAAGACTATGAAGCGGCCAAAAGCCTTGCGGATACTGTAATTACAGATCCAGCCACCAACAATTATGAAAAAGCTGTGCTTTGGCAAATGAAGGCCGCCATTGCCTTTACCCTGAATGATAAACCTGCAACTATTGATGCTTACCTTCACATTCTGGAATACCGGGACAACATTCCACCTAATATTGAAACGCAAATTCTATATGCCGTGTCTCAGCTTTACTTCACAGAAGCAAACTATGATGCCGCACTCACATACTATGAAGCATGGCAAAAAACTATTCCCGGTCCTGTAGCAGCCGCTAACATGCGATACCTTGCGCAGGTATATTATGCCTTAAAAAACTACAGAGCGACCATTGACGCGGCTGAAAAGGCCCTTCCCGGTCACGAAAAGACCACGGCTCACGGTAATATCACCAATCTATATTCTATGATCATCTCATCGTACCACGAATTAGGGGATACAGAAAATACCCGCAGCGCCTTGGCCCGTGTCATCGACAAGGGCTACAATACCCCGTATTGCAAGCTCTATGCAGCCTTGCTTTACCAAAATACAGCTAGTATTGAGCAGGCAGAACTTAATACCCAGAACAGCTTTCAGGCCTGCGCTGACTTTAAAGCTGATGCAGACCTGCCAGACACTAGCTTCAGAGAGGTTGCAACAGCACGTGCCCCGATAAAAATAACACGCAAGCAAAACCTCAATACCGAAAACTACTTGCCGGTAGTGCCAACACAGCCACAATATCCCTCTGCAGCTGTAGAGCAAAAAATTAATGGCCATGTTATAGTCAGCATGACCGTGCTGGCTGATGGCACTATAGACCCGGCGTCTATTAAAATAATCGAATCTGTACCCGAAGGTGTGTTTGATGAGGTTAGCGTCAAAGCAGCTTCCGGTTTCCGCTATGCACCCAAGGTGATGGACGGAAAAGCGCAAGATATTAAAAACGTGCGCTATAAATTCACTTTCAATATCGCCGAATAGAAAAAGGGCCGCCTAAGGCAACCCTTCCCACTGCAGATTATAAAGGATGCTTACTGTTTCAAAGCACCATACACATAGTCACGCATCTCTTCCCGCAGGGTATAAATGCCAAACGGTAGAACATTCACCAGCATAACCGCGACAATATCTTCCTCTGGATCAACCCAGAAAATAGTATTAGCCATACCGCTCCAGTAATATTCACCTTTTCGGCCTGGGCTTTTTAAAATATCGGTGTCTTTCACAACAGCAAAATCAAGCCCAAAGCCAACTGCACCCTTACCTGAAATACCATTCAACTCTCCCGGCAATTGATCCTGGGTCATCATGGCAACTGTTTCAGGCTTTAAAAGGCGAGCGCCATCCAACGTGCCACCATTCGCCATCATCTGGGCAAACCGTAAATAGTCACGCGCGGTTGAAAGCAAACCACCACCGCCAGATAGTACCAACGGTGTTTTAGTGAAATCCCAATAAAATTCGCCGCGGTACGGTACCAGCTTTTTGTCCTGATCAAGTGCGTATATTTCCACAAACCTATCAATTTGGTCGCTGCGAACAGAAAAGCCCGTATCTTTCATATCAAGTGGCTTGAAAATGCGTTCTTTAAAAAACACATCAAGAGTTTGCCCAGAAAGAACCTCAATAAGCCTGCCTTGTACATCAACCCCAAGAGAGTAAACCCACGCATCACCGGGTTGATATAAAAGCGGCATTCCGCCAAGTTTATTGGTCAAGCTGGCTAGATCAGGCTTTTCTGTCCCCGTGCTTTCTTCCTCACCTTCTGCAAACAAACCGGTAGTTATGCCCGTATCGCGGTACATCATATCAACCGGGGTATCACTAAATACACCGTAACTAAGGCCACCTGTATGGCGGAGTAAATCACGGATGGTCGTGGCACGGCGTGCAGGCACAGTTTCAATGTTACCCTCTTCCGTAAGCCCCGAAAAAACCCGCTGGTTTTTAAAGGAAGGCAAATACTTTGATACTGGATCATCCAGTTTAAATTTGCCTTCTTCATACAGCATCATCAAGGCCACACCCGTGATTGGCTTTGTCATGGAATAAATACGAAACAGACTATCTGGCTGCATCGGTTCATTCCCTGATATGTCTTCCATACCATACGTATTGGCATGCACAACCTGTCCTTTACGTGCAACAATACTGGTATATCCAGAAAATTTGCCGCTATCTACATAGCCATTAAAATGAGCATCCATTTTATCAAGGGTCGCTTTATCAAAACCAGCCTGTGCAGCACCTGTCTGCGGCAACTCAGCGGCGCTTGCGGATACCGCAATAAACAGCCAAACACATAAAACGCTTATATATCTATACAAAGAATATCTCCCATAACCGCTGCAGCTACACTGGATCATATCGGCTTAAACCAACACAAGCCTGCAAAGTATAATAATAGTATGTATCTAAGATGAACCAGTTCTTACACAGAAACTATGTTAGATAACCTTCGTTTCAAGAGCAGAGGAGACCGGAAAATAAATTGAAATGGTCGTGCCCTGTCCTACTTTACTATTGATATTTATAGCGCCGTCATAATCACGCACGATACCTGCAACCTCTGTAAGGCCAAGGCCTGTTCCTTCCCCTACGCCTTTTGTAGTAAAAAACGGATCCAGAATACGCCCCATTATATTTTTAGGAATGCCACACCCCGTATCTGTTACAGAAAGCACTGCATACATTTCATGTCGGATGGCATAATAACGCGGTTTTGCGATATCATCTGCACGCTTCTGCTCCAACGTTATAGAAATAAGCCCCGGCCCCTGCGCAATGGCAGCAACAGCGTTTGAGACAAGATTCAGCAATATCTGGCTTAACTGAATGGCATTACCTAGCATGTACCCAGACGCACCTTGAATAGAAACCTCGGTTTTCAGCGAAGAAGGAATGATCATTTTTGTTAGCTTCCAAGCTTCCTGAACTACAACTGCCATATCCAGTACTTCTTCACGTTCTGTATTATCACGTGAAAAGTGCAGAATTTGCTCAATCATCTGTTTGATCTTCATACAGGCATCCATAGATGCCCGAATAGCTGTCACAGCCTCCTCTAGGTCCGTTCCAGCTTCAACATCATCTGCGGCTTCCTCAAGGTTAAGGAAAATAGGAAACAACAGATTGTTAATATCATGTGCGACCCCACCTGCAAGCCGCCCTAGCGATTCTATCCGCTGGGTCTCCTGAATACGGCGCTCCGTTTCCAGCCTTTCTGTAATGTCCCTTGCAACGGATATAAAATAAGAAATTTCATCTTTGCTGTCACGCATCGGAAATAAAACGCAGTCCATTTGAACCAAAGCACCCACAGAATTTGTAACCCCAACTATCCCGTGCCAGCGACCTTTGCTAACTGCAATCTCCCAAACATCTTCCGGTTTCATATCGCCCGGAAATTGTGTATGCACCAGATCATACAAATTTTTCCCCAAGAGTTTGGCTTTTGGAATATGCAATATGTGTTCAAGCGCTTTATTGCATTCCATAACCCTAAAATCCGGGTCCGCCACGAGAATAGCATCATGCATCTGATTAATAATTTCAGCTTGTCGCACAAGCCGCTCTTCTGTTTTTCGGCGCTCTGATATATCACGCCAGTTGGCAATAAAAACCTCTTCTCCGTCAGATAATTTTGTATACCCAACCATAACATCAACAGGCAAAAGGTTACCCGTTGCCTGCAAAATGGTAAATTCAAATGCCTCTTCCTGCTGAGATGTAGATCGCAAAAACAAGCGTGTCAGAATATTTTCTTTATCTTCTGTATCCGGGATCAGGTCGATAAGGTTTTGGCGTTCAATGTCCAAACTATCAACACCAAATATTTTACCAAGAGCGTTATTGGCGAGAATCACTTTACCTGAACGCGAATAGGCAAGAATACCTTCTGCAGCGTGCTGTGTTACAGCCCCTAAAAATTCGTGGTATTTGGTGGTAGCGCTATATTGTACCATCCTCATCACTCCACATTAGATTACCCCTCAATGATAGACTACAACTTTCAGGTTTATGATTTGTAAATACCCTCGCCAAATCCTGTGAACTTCCCATTAACTAGTATATGGCATGATTAAATAACTGATTCTGGGTGGGGTCAGTAAGGATACTGAAAATGCAATCAATACGGGTAAAAACAGAGTCCATTCAAAAATACCAGCAGCTTTATGGCGCGCCTGACCCTGTGCTTGCTGTCCACTTCATGATTGGCAACCAACGTGCTGCCAGAGAACATTTCAAAGACAAATGGCCAGAGCTTGTACCTATACTTGAAGTACACATTGGCCGGATTTTAAAAAGCAAACTTGGAGCTAATGACATTCTGATACGCCGTGAGGCACTCAGTTACTATATCATATGTACGGACCGTGATCTGATTGAAATGACAAATTTCTGCAAACGTATCGCGGCTCATGTTTTTGAAAAAATATTCAGCAATGATATTCACTTACAAAAACTTCAAATAAGTTTATCGGCCTTATCTGTTGATATGGCAAATGTAACGAATGATAGTGCTCTAAAGAAAGCGCTCTTTACTCTTGAAGACAGCGAAGGACAGAGCACGATAGTATCTCGGGATAATTATGCCGCATGCAAACCCGAGCAAATTGATCATAGCTTAGTACGTCAAATAGCCGCTTTACGCGGTACATGTGACCAGTTTTTTTCAGCCATATCAAAAGTGCCAGATACTGATGAAACCTTAAAAGAGTATCATAGTGAATTACGACGCGTCCGACGTGCAGCAAATATTATAAGCCGAGGCATCTCAAGTCTCCTTAAAGATACCGATGACATTGAAGCCACAGACGATAGTGAAAATGCCACAGACACACCAACCACAACAACCAGCGTGCCTGCAGAAGAATCCGTAAAGCAAACTGAAGCCGAGAGTATTCGTCTGGATGTGGAAAAACAAATCGCGCCAGACGCAGAGGTTGCTTATTTCCCAGTATGGAATGTCCCAAAACAGCTTATTGATATTTATCGTTGCAGCATTATCCGGCATTTGCCGTCTGGCATTGTTGAGGTTAACACTGGCTCCGAAACCCAACATGGATCTTTTGTTGTCGATAACTTGATTGTTCGGAAAGTTTTAGCTGATTTACCAGAGTTTACCGGACCAGATGCGGACTGCATGCTCTATATGCCCTT
Proteins encoded:
- a CDS encoding PAS domain-containing sensor histidine kinase; the encoded protein is MVQYSATTKYHEFLGAVTQHAAEGILAYSRSGKVILANNALGKIFGVDSLDIERQNLIDLIPDTEDKENILTRLFLRSTSQQEEAFEFTILQATGNLLPVDVMVGYTKLSDGEEVFIANWRDISERRKTEERLVRQAEIINQMHDAILVADPDFRVMECNKALEHILHIPKAKLLGKNLYDLVHTQFPGDMKPEDVWEIAVSKGRWHGIVGVTNSVGALVQMDCVLFPMRDSKDEISYFISVARDITERLETERRIQETQRIESLGRLAGGVAHDINNLLFPIFLNLEEAADDVEAGTDLEEAVTAIRASMDACMKIKQMIEQILHFSRDNTEREEVLDMAVVVQEAWKLTKMIIPSSLKTEVSIQGASGYMLGNAIQLSQILLNLVSNAVAAIAQGPGLISITLEQKRADDIAKPRYYAIRHEMYAVLSVTDTGCGIPKNIMGRILDPFFTTKGVGEGTGLGLTEVAGIVRDYDGAININSKVGQGTTISIYFPVSSALETKVI